Genomic window (Rhinoraja longicauda isolate Sanriku21f chromosome 35, sRhiLon1.1, whole genome shotgun sequence):
tcatgttacatttgtacaatgAGATCTTACCAAGAATATTGGAATAATCTGCaaaggtagtggtacaggttgggacaattataatgtttgaaataaatgctgatgtaaatggataggaaaggttaaaagggacaagggccaaacacaggcaaatggaaaggTCCTGTTTGCAAACGTCTCAATCTCTATGTATACAGCAAATAAAGAGAATAGAAGGGCCTTCAGGGGGTATAGAAAATGTGAGACAGGGGTACTTAAAAGGAATTATAAGGACAGTGTGCGGCATGATGTGTCACTGGTGAACTATATTAAAGGAAAATGCCAAATCATTTGAAAACAATATTAATGCGAAAGAGACATCCAGTGTATCAGGACCCAGCCATGAATGGGGTGGGGTTTCACATTGTGTCAGAACCCAACATGTTGGGATTCAGTGTGTCAGGACACTGACAAACGTGTATGGGGTGTCAGAGTTTATCGTAATGCCGAGATAAATGTACAGGGGTTTAGAGTATATCAGGATGTGCAAGTAGATTGGCTATGTACATATCGCAAATTGTTCCATTTTGTAGAATGAATAGCAGAATTTAAAGAGGAAATGACACAGAGGTTGGAAGTGGCATGGGTGGGGTGAATACTAAGTGATGGTAATGTGGAGCGAATAAAATGATATGATTGCTGCATTAGTACAAAATGCAGGACAAAGGATTTGTTTCACTGTTATGTGGGATTTCACGTATGTCAGGACACTGCCGGGCAAGTAAAGGTTTCACAATGTGTCAGTCCCTGCCAGGCATATATGGGGTTTCACATTTGTCAGGACCCTTCCGGAGTGTATGGGTTTCACAGTGTCAAGACTCTACCAGCAATGTACGGGTTTCAGTGTATCCGGAACCTTCCAGGAGGGTGTGTGGGGTTTCAGTGTATCAGGACCCAACCAGGAGTGTTGGATTCATAGTGTATCAGGGTCCTGCCAGGGGTGTGTGGAGTTTCAATGCCTTGGGATTCTGCCAGGGATGTGTGCGGTTTCACAGCGTGTCAGGATcctcacaggggtgtgtgtggttTCAGAGAGtgtcaggatgctgccaggagtgTGTGTGGTTTCAATGTGTCAGGACCTTGATGGGAGCGTAACCTTGTCAAGAGTTTTTGGAGTTTCACGGTGTACGAGGATTCTGCCATGTGTGTCGGGGATTTTGCTGTGTAGCAGGGTGTTGTCAGATGTGGAGGTCTAACGAAActaacagatagacaatagacaataggtgcaagaggaggccattcggcccttcaagccagcactgccattcaatgtgatcatggctgatcattctcaatcagtaccccgttcctgccttctcgccataccccctgactccgctatccttaaatacTGAACTGAGTTATGAGCAGTGTATTCATTGACCGAGCATGAATTCCAAGTTAAGTCCCAACTGGCAGTCTTGACGCAGCGTGAAACCCCTCAAAAGGCAAATCCATCCTATTCCCCGGCCCCTGACATTTGGGCTGTTATATTTTGCCAACCCGTGAACAACTATGGTTCAATATCAATTCTATCAATTAAATAGTTTGGATTGTGTATTTCTTCACTCACCTTTCAGTTGCGAGGATACATCACATAAACCTGGGGAGATGTCCATGAATTCACGTGGATCAGGATCTATTTAAAATCAAAATGCTTAAGTGAAACCAGCTCTGACCCACAATGTAAAATATACAATATTTCAATGTGATTTGTGTTCATGTTGTTTTACCATACCAGGCTCCAGGATTTCTTTCAGCATTTTATCCAATTTTGCCAATACATTCCGCATTTTCACGAAGGATTCCCACATCACCATCCGAGACGGGGAGTCTTTctccatcaccagactcaggaagagAGCAGAACTGTGTGTCTGGTTTCCCTTCTCGGCAAGTTCTGGGATTTGCTATATAAAAACAAAATTcaaacgaataaaggattattattattattatattattatttattgaacagTAGACTGATGGACACAGTGAATGGGgaaaacatagtaacatagaaaataggtgcaggaggaggccatttggcccttcgagccagcaccgtcatccagtgcgatcatggctgatcatccacaatcaataacccgtgcctgccttctccccatatccctcgattccactagccccaagagctctatctaactctcttttaaattcatccggtgaattggcctccactgccttctgtggcagagaattccacaaattcacaactctctgggagaaaaagtttcttctcacctcagtattaaatggcctcccctttattcttagactgtggcccctggttctggactcatctggactcctccaacactgggaacatttttcctgcatccagcttgtccagtccttttataattttatacgtctctataagatcccctctcatccttctaaactccagtgaatacaagcccagtttttccaatctttccttatttgacagtccctccattccagggattaactttgtgaacctacgctgcactgcctcaatagcaaggacgtccttcctcaaattaggagaccaaaactacacacaatactccagatatggtctcataaGGGCCTATACAACTggaggacctccctgctcctatactcaaatcctctcgttatgaaggccaacatgccattagctttcttcactgcctgctgtacctgcatgcttactttcagtgactggtgtacaaagacagccaggtctcgttgcacctcccctttacccaatctgacaccattgagataataacctgccttcttatttttgccaccaaagtggataacctcacatttatccacattatactgcatctgtcatgcatctgcccactcactcaacctgtccaagacaccctgcaacctcctaacatcctcttcgctgttcacactgccacccagctttgtgtcacctacaacgggaccccaccactagccatatcttcccatccactcccctttctgcgttccgcagagaccgttccctccgtaactccctggtccactcttcccttcctacccaaaccaccccatccccgggcactttcccctgcaaccgcaggagatgcaacacctgtccctttaccccccccacccccctcaattccatccaaggacccaaacagtctttccaggcgagacagaggttcacctgcacctcctccaacctcatctattacatccgctgctccagatgtcaacttatttacattggcgaaaccaaacgcaggctcggcggccgtttcgctcaacacctgcgctcggttcgcgttaaccaatctgatctcccggtggctgagcacttcaactccccctcccattcccagtctgacctttctgtcatgggcctcctccagtgccgtagtgagtcccaccggaaattggaggaacagcacctcatatttcgcctgggtagcttgcagcccagtggtatgaacattgacttctccaactttagatagttcctctgtccctctcttcccctcccccttcccagatctcccactgtcttcctgtctccacctatatccttcctttgtcctgccccccagacatcagtctgaagaagagtctcgacccgaaacgtcgcccattccttctctcctgagatgctgcctgacctgctgagttactccagcattttgtgaataaataccttcgatttgtaccagcatctgcagttattttcttacactatcaatctatctatctatctatactaCTAAAAccctcggtttgtttgtgtttatgtgcgtaccatgccctctacacagcctaaacggtgcacgatagcgccacaattctaggctcaccttactcaccattcccctgtggtgtgaataaacccacttatggtcctttttaaaaacaatttccgttataaactttaatagatgcactcccccaccccccggagGACAAGCAGGAGGACCAGCACCCGTCCCAGCATGCCCAGCACCTGACCTTTCTCCCAAACTGCAGCGCGCAGCAGAGGCTGTGGCAgaaggtccaacaagatggctgtcGCCCACCGTTCCCCGCCgatcgcagcaggagaaatggggccgaggtcagtgccttctccctgtccattctcgcccacccacggccccaggAGACGTTGCCACCGTTCCCCGCCACAGATTGCAGCCGAGATccaggagacgcttcggctccacaggagaaacggggccaaCGTCACTGctttctccttctccccccttgctggcactcgggggagttgagtatcggagcaaagaggtccttctgcagttgtacagtgccctagtgagaccgcacctggagtactgtgtgcagttttggtctccaaatttgaggaaggatattcttgctattgagagcatgcagcgtaggtttactaggttaattcccggaatggcgggaccgtcatatgttgaaagactggagcgactcggcttgtatacactggaatttagaaggatgagaggggactttatctaaacatataaaattattaaggggttggacacgttagagtcagaaagcatgctcccaatgttgggtgagtccagaaccagggggcacagtttaagaataaggggtaggccatttagaacagagataggaaaaacttttccagtcagagagttgtaaatctgtggaattctctgcgtcagtaggcagtggaggccagttctctgaatgcattcaagagagagctagatagagctcttaatgatagcggagtcaggggtatggggagaaggcaggaatggggtactgattgaaaatgatcaaccatgattacattgaatggtggtgctggctcaaagggccgaatggcctactcctgcacctattgtctattgccttcatagtcccctttgttcacctGCAtcattgacacttccgatttaaccttcctcgacgccgggtctccggcacttcatttgctgtaaagcagcaactctaccgctgtgccaccatgccacccgatTTACGGATTGTTCCCAGGGACGGATATCGAGTGCTGGTGGAAGGTCATTAActtggtgaaagacgctctttggtctgcccgagctttgttcacttcccagcggagcgagctgtccttcggggaatgttgccgactggccccctgaagactgcaggagtacgtgctgagggacgcactgaagctttgtGCAGCCAACGTCAAGGCTCTGAGGGGGAGGGCGATAGTCCAGGTTCCTTCcgttgctggacatggggggcagggtgtggtggagatgccctTCAAAAATAAGGGAAGGAATTCCacaccagtgggccacatgagcggcaagggtgtggggtaaaattGTGTCATTTGCTtaaacagtattgaatgtatgtatagcctctgagaatgttggatggagttttgtaagaatcatgtattgtatatatttatttctcgaataaagtctattttgaaatTTAGAAAaacctactgcatccagtgttcctgatgtggtctcctgtacatcagtaagaccaagcgtagactcggtgagTCATGGACTTTGCTGAACACGTGCTCGGTCCGCCAAGTCCTACAGGATCTCCTGGatttcctccaagtcctgatctcCTGgtcactaaccattttaactcctcttcccattcccatagacttttctgtcctggtcacttccattgccaaagtgaggccacatgcaaactgggaaAACAGCAGCTAATATTCCGCTTGTGTATTTTACAATCCAATGGTACGAACaccgaattctctaattttacatAACCACAAAACCCCTTTCTCTTTTCGCCCACAACCCTCCCACACCGCCTCTAACCTGTATTCACCCACCCCCTCTATGCCATCTGGGCTCAGACCTTTCCACCGATATTCCTTACCCGAGCTTCACAATGCGCAACATTTTGCACTTTGTCTCACACCCTTCTGTCTTTTCAACTGTGGCCTTTgtctatcaaaacccccctcacctgcatcaacGTGCTATGCCAGGttttgccctgcccctcctctctgcctccacccGAGAATCAGCCCGAAGGATCAAAATTGCACCcatccatgtctgaagaagggtctcgacccgaaacgtcacccattccttctctccagagatgctgcttgtcttgcTGAGTTTTTTGTCTTTTCTTGCTCAGAATGAAGGCTGTGTTCCCACAAGGATTGGGTGATTCTCCTGCATTTCCATCTCGCCCAGCTGAAAGGGCGAGTAGATTGACACAGTGGGCCGTTACTTGACTAGTCATGGGGACAGGTCTGCCAATTCCGGATCCTGACCTCCGTGTTCTAGACAGCACTGCAGGGAGATGTGCCCTGAGCTCTGTGAAACTATATGGTGAGTTTATAGTCTCTTCAATTTTACATTCTTTTAAAGCTGTTCAGTACAATGGAATTGATTCCAGGGCCAAAGAGATCAGTGAAAGGTCAGTCACTTGGTTATGTACTGGAGTCAATGTGAACAGACTGGTGTAGTTGCAGAGTTTCTTCACTCAATGATGACAGTAAACTCCGTGGGACTATATCGCATCCAGAcagctgcaattccttgtgtttcAATTAAGTGAACTGAATTTGACCAGCATCCTTGATGGGACTGgaatcagatttagtttagtttaaagataaagcACGGAACCAGGCTCTACAGTGACcatcaatccctgcacactagcgctatcctacacacactaggaacaatttacatttataccaagccatttaacacctgtacatctttggaatgtgggaggaaaccaaagatctcggagaaaatccacgcaggtcacagggaaaatgtacaaactccgtacagacagcatccatggtcaggatcgaacccgggtctttggcggtacaaggcagcaactctaccgctgcgccaccgtgccactgtgccgccgtaaATCAGATGATCAGTTCTGACACTGGCTAACAGTTCACTGCTCATGTATTATTTTGGTGGTAGGAAGAGGTCACTCTGGATCTGGTCCCCAGCTCATAGGTTTAAGCCCTGATGCCAGATTTGTGGGAGACAAATTATTCAGAGATCATTATCACCAATGCAATATAGAGTCCCCTAGAGTGAGGTGAGTATAACTGGCCTTAGTCTCTCTTCCCTTTTGATGCCATCAATTCAATGACATTTTCATAAATAGAACTCACCTTACGTCCTTGTCCACTGAAATGTGCCTCCTGTCTCAACATCAAGCCGAGTCTTTCAACCCCTTCTTCAATGATCTGCTGCAGTCTCTTTCGATAATCGTCCCACTGTGTCAAGGACTCGAAGTTTGTAGAGTTTGGATCTGTGAACACAAATGAAGAATTAGGCACCTCCAGCACAATACTGCCCTATACTGCAATCTCCACCAACCCCACACTCACTGTCACTTATACAATTATATATTCTCCTCAAGTTTAATATTTCTACAGCCGCCCAGACCATTAGGAAGTGGATGAAAAACACTGTCTCCAACATATCACCAAGCATCCCTCTCCCACATTCACCATGTTCACTGGTGCAAAATTCCAGCAGGAATAATATTTCTCCCATCTTCTTGTTGTAGGTACTCAGACAATTGATGGGGCTAATCTAGTATTGATGGGATTTGTTTATTTAAAAGCCGTTAACTGCTTGAGAACAAGTCCTCCCAACACAGTGATAAAGAACTGCTTGTGAACGCAAAGTTACAACCGATAAGAACCAAGACGGTACCGTGAACCCCTTTCAAATTAAAAAGGTGTAGTATACATCCTCACCCGATATAGATAAAAAGTTTTGAACGCTACTACTGGACTCGGCATATCATTGAGAATTCAATGATCAAACAATCTAAGGAATTGACACATCTTGTTGAGCATATTTCGATTATTTATTAAAATAGATTCCCTGCAACATCTATTCTAATATTTATTCATTGGATGTGGATATCGCCCACAAGGCTGTCTATTACCCATTGAATATCAGTTGATATTTATTTTGTCCCTTCATTTTATTAATTCAGACACTCTGGTGAGGCTTGATCTTATGTCTTGGTCAAGGTCTCTGAATCTGCATCGACATAAAGGCCACCCCATCTGCTGTATAGTCCAGCGACAGCCTAAGAAAGTGGGACTCACCCAAAATCGAACTTCAAGACAAAAAGCCTGAGTGCTCCATTACAAATGATTACATAATTTTTTGTGTACAGCTGGTTTTCCCCACAAAGGAGATTAAAATCTATCCAAATAATAAATCATATGTGACGAAGGACATAAAAAAGATTCTGGAGTGCTTAGACAGAAAAAGAGCTGAAAATTCGATTGAGGGAAGCAAAATTGGCACACAGAGCTTCTGGAAAACGCTTTtaaaggaaaaaaacccaaaaaggtgTGGGATACCATGAAAACTATGTCAACAACGTCACCTATAACTAAACCTATTGTGGCAGTCAATGGTTTTTGCTTTGCCACCTTCTTTACCAGATTTGAATCACTAGATAATTCTGTTAAGTGCACCAAAATACTTAATACTGTTACACCTGCTACCACTGATAGAATTGTCATCACTGTCGAAAATGTTAGGAAAACATTTTAGCGTACAAATACCAAGAAAACCGCTGGGCCATGTGAGTGCAGCGCTTTTCTTTTGAAGAACTTTGCAACAGCTGGCTCCAGTGTGCCAACCAATCTTTCAGGCTTCCATAGATACACACACTGTCCCTCCGTTATGGAAAACGTTGCATATAAAACAATTACCCAAAATACCATGTCCAAAAGAACATAATGATTTTAGACCTTACCTCAGTGATTATGAAATCTCTAGAAAGAAATTCTGCTCCAACAAAAGACAAACTTGATCCTTCCCAATTTGCAGGGTTGTGGTACAGAAGACGCTGTTGCCACTCTAATTCATATCATCTATAAACATTTAGACAAACCTAACACCTATGTAAGAACCCTCTTTCGAGATTTTTCGTCAGCTTCCAACACAATACAGGCAGACCTTTTGTGCAGGAATTGAATCCATACTTGATTCACTGGTTTCCCTCTTTGCTCACTAACAGAGTCCAGCTCGTAAAGGTGAACAAAACACTTTCATCTGTCAATGTTGGGGCCCCACAATGTTACGTGAGTTCAGCTatgctttttattttttacactgaCGACTGTCGTACACATAAACCAAATCAAAACATTCTAAAGTATTCTGATGAAACAGTTTTAATATCTCTGTTGAGTAAATCAGACAACCCTGAGCTGCCCCGACGTAAACGAAGTGGTCGAGTGGAGTGATAATAACGCTCTTGAGATTAATACAAAGAAAACGGAAGAAATAGTACTTGGTTCACCATCTGACTCTCATATAGTTTCTATTGTTATCCATAATGAAAAAATTAAGCAGGTGTGTTCATTTAAATACTTGGGTGTGATGATGGACCATCTGCTATCCTGGAAAGATCATATTGAATCTGTCGgcaaaaggacaaaacaaatAATTTATGTTCTCCACCACCTCAGGTCATTTGGGGCGTGTAGACAAATTCTTCTTTTGTTCCTTACTTCTGTgattatgagtgttcttcagtattgtaatactACATGGTATAAGTGTTTGTCCACCACTTCAAAGTCAAAGATCGTCGGTTaaccccttgagaaactctatgaaGCAGActaccacaataacatgctaaggttggctaacaacattgtctctgaccccgaccatgtcctgaacaCTGGATCCAAATTAttaccatcaaatcggaggtacagggtaccaagatttaataaggttagactgaagcactcttttgtgcagCAGTCAaccctgaaactaaacatagaactagttgagtggataagggagaaccagtggatgtgttatatctggacttccagaaggctttcgacaaggtcccacataagagattagtatgcaaacttaaagcacacggtattgggggttcagtattgatgtggatagagaactggctggcagacaggaagcaaagagtaggaataaacgggtcattttcagaatggcaggcagtgactagtggggtaccgcaaggctcagtgctgggaccccagctatttacaatatatattaatgatttgaacgagggaattgaatgcaacatctccaagtttgcagatgacacgaagctggggggcagtgttagctgtgaggaggatgctaggaggctgcaacgtgacttggataggttaggtgagtgggcaaaggcatggcagatgcagtacaatgtggataaatgtgaggttatccactttggtggcaagaacaggaaagcagactattatctgaatggtggccgattaggagaaggggagatgcaacgagacctgggtgtcgtggtacaccagtcattgaaagtaggcatgcaggtgcagcaggcagtgaagaaagcgaatggtatgttggcattcatagcgaggggatttgagtataggagcagggaggttctgctgcagttgtacagggcattggtgagaccacacctggagtattgcgtacagtattggtctcctaatctgaggaaatacattcttgccatagagggagtacagagaaggtacaccagattgattcctgggatggcaggactttcatatgaagaaagactggatagactcggcttgtactcgctggaatttagaagattgaggggggatcttatagaaacgtacaacatttttaagggtttggacagactagatgcaggaagattgttcccgatgttggggaagaccagaacaaggggtcacagtttaaggataagggggaggtcttttaggaccgagatgagaacgttttttttcacacagagagtggtgaatctgtggggtgggagccgctaccagaccgaagcttacctgctgtccctgctaaagtgaccctgatcaacgcaagatccttactgaacaagaccttcatcctcaacgatttcttcaccacccgtggattggactttttACTTGTCACAGaaacctggcttaaccctggtgagcttggtccactcgtggaactctgtcctgatgactgtaacttcttcacctcaactaggctctccggacgcggtgggggcttagccagtgttttaagaaacatttcaactgccgcctcctgaacgatgatcatttctccagtttcgaggtgcaactaattaaggtaggcctagcctatcccctcctaattgttcttgtgtatcgcccaccaaaaatgcataaggacttcatcacccaatttgctgatctgatttctaacaTTTTGCCTaaatttgaccgggtcatgattcttggtgactttaacattcatgtttgctgtcccactaagcctcttgtgagtgaatttatgcacctgattGAGTCCTTcactctgactcttcacaccacgggacccactcacaagttaggccatactctcgacctattgttatcgtccggattcccaatctacaacattaaAACTACTGAGGCcagtctatcggaccacagcgctatcatttttgacgcatctctgcctttatctcccgcaaaatctcatctccctgttcgttactcccgcgacataaattcattgattgccagtaagttctccgaggctctcacagcagCCCcta
Coding sequences:
- the LOC144610094 gene encoding uncharacterized protein LOC144610094, giving the protein MENDPAVGTREQSLTRDTNVVIPHVRGSLSQESSTLDQGTDPNSTNFESLTQWDDYRKRLQQIIEEGVERLGLMLRQEAHFSGQGRKQIPELAEKGNQTHSSALFLSLVMEKDSPSRMVMWESFVKMRNVLAKLDKMLKEILEPDPDPREFMDISPGLCDVSSQLKGREGFREGAGFGEGADEVYQNVAWIGEY